Genomic DNA from Anthonomus grandis grandis chromosome 5, icAntGran1.3, whole genome shotgun sequence:
ATGTCCTAAGGACCAAAAGCGTTATGCTTATTTACGTAAAATAATTGatcagaaaacaaaaatcaGCATTATATTTCTAGGAATTAAAAATGAAAGTAATTCAATAGTTTGCGTTCACATTGGAATAAAGCGCACGAGGTATTAAAATATGGCGATGAGAGTAATATTTCCCTGATTTGTTTATAACCTTAAGAGGAGAGCAATTATCCAAAGAACGGTATTGGAACGTAAAAAGCACCATCAAAAACCGAACCATACGCAGGATCCATTTTAAGCTTGCTGCTATTTAAAAAACCACTGCGCCATTAAGTTGCCAATATTTGGGCACATTTAGTACCATCGAAGAAAATTCATTAGATATTGCATAATAGTCCGAATTCCCGCCGCTAAGCTTACCCTACTTAGAGATaaacgtaattaaaaaaaaaacataaacgaCATGAAGTTGGGTGTTTCAGTTGCAATGACCTCCTAGCCTCTTTTACCTCAATTAATTTTGTCTAAAATACCATTCCGGTCAAACTAAGAACATTTTAGGGAACCATTTACGATCATTTGTAAACAATTACTTAGAGGTAATGTTAACTTATATGAGGGTGAAATGTCATAAATACTCAAACCACACAATACCAAAACTAATGGTTACAtagaaaaatttacaatttgttGTTAATGAAGGCAGATACACGACTTTagtgttaaataattaattttctgacTACTAATGTgctttattgtaaataaaaatatattcacatatttttagttttgtaagtaattttaaatgttgtaatTTTCTATACACCACTACtttattttgacaatatttCTCTACCTATTAAGTAATAGTTAATTGTGCTTTTAGGGGGAATAGTTGGACTCATTAACACAAGCATTTACATGCATAAACACCAAAAATAAATCGCTCGGACGACACACCTACACTTTCTATCCAACACACTTAAACTAATGAATTGCTTTTTGAAAATCGAAGATCTCAGTCACGTTTGCATCGTCGCAGAAGGCCGTTAGCGTAgtatacatttatattttatatgtaaattaaaatagtttatcTAGGAAGCATATTGATAATGCGCCTCTTGAGTTTCAAGAAAGCTCATTCTATGTGCGAGTTAAAACAACACACATACACACACACGCACGCTAAACGTTAGATATATAAGGCCAGGAAGGGGGAGAGGGAGGGCAATAGATAagataaaaagatttatttggATAATATTAATCTAAGGTTTACTGGCAACAGTGGCGAAAATGGCACCTCCAGAGGATTTCCACAGTTTCTTACTTGTACATTTTACTTGGATATAATGTGATAAATCTAGCGCTAGTGTCTCTCCGTTTTGCAAGAGGTTAGCTGCCCTCATTCGCTGTTGTTGAAGTAGTCGGATGCATTTCCGCGGCAAATCGGACAGGTTCTGTTCGACTGTAAAGAAATAAATGCGTGTTTAAATTCGATGTTATAGTGTCCAAATTATAGTAGTTTGATTACTTGTttgataatgaaaatattttatgaggGAAAAATGTTTACGGGTTTCGAGTTATCTAGAATTTTACTTTATTGCTTTTGAAATTTGTCGCTTTTTATCCATGGTGCTATTTTTCTTAAGAGCTTACACTATGTCTTTTGAGTGTGAAAAGAAATCAATAACTACCAACAAATTAATAACtacgttttttttattcacaacTACGAGTAgaaagaaacttttttacgaATAAATAACACCGAGAGACGTTtatccttttattattaaaaaaccaatTGATCAAgatatattttacataatttgtttttaaagaaatgcgaaataccaattttaaataaagtgtaTAACATTgttgttaaatatttcatttataaaaaaagaaataagacTTAAActtgtaagtaatttattttaaaattgtatcgGATAAATGGATTCTCCTACTTCGTATATACAGAAATCTTTCTACGAAAATTGCAAAATCTTATTCTAATTGTCATTAATCGTCTTCTCCAAATGTAGTCAccaaaaaatattccaaatgcACCAAAATTCGGGTTGggtggatttatttttaacacaaatttaaatatatgaataaaaaactttctttgacTAATAATTAATTGCCGCTGACAATCTGCACTAAAAATGGATAAATAgttcttaagataaaaaaaggGGAACCAACTTGTCAAAATATCAGTTTTGGTAGgcttttgcataacttttttaacgTATTCAAATACCACATCGTTTTGGGGACAACggtaacaatttaaatttaattttctattaaaaagtacttgtaaattaaaagaaacattaCTTACCCTTAGCCATTTATCAATACACTTCGCATGAAACTCGTGCGAACAAGGAAGCACTCTTAGCATCTGCCTGGCCTCAAAATCACACATGCAGACAACGCAGGAAGTCTGATCGCCCTCGTGCGTATCGGCGTTATACTTGTAGCTGACCAATTGATCGATTTCAAGTTTGGCCAACCCTCTGGGTTTAGCTTCACCAAGTTGTTCGGCCAAATTCAATAACGCCTCGTAAttctgtaaaagaaaaaaatctcaaaatctGATTTTGACGAACAGTTTAACTACTAACAAGACAGTTAGTGTTATGGTCtggttttgtttcaaatataaaatagttttaaacgGCCAAAAGACCTAAAACGATCTATCCTAAACATTTACTCTTGTGGTACTATTTGTTCCATACTCCTTTCTTTTCTATTCTGTCAgttatatttttggttttcataCGGCTCTCGCTAGTAATTACTGTagttatacatatatttattatacgtcATACGTCAGTATTATGCGTCACATATTAAAGAAACGAcacatttcattaaaaaagcCCTCATAGTATGTAAGTGGACCACATGATGTACGTCTATTAATGACATTACCTTCtagaattgacttttttatataatattggaaattcatgtaaaaatagtttaaatactAATCTCTGTAATAAATTGTCCGATCAGATAAAACTActagaaaaccatttttttttcaagtactttTTCATTATGATTCATATACTTTGGatacttaaataaatgaattttctaTTAACAAAGAAGTTATTTCTCTTCTACTTCTActtctactatttttttttcttgttttgatttccaattttaaggtatttttggtTTTGATGTTTGGTTTTGATTCTTGTGTGTTGCTAGACTCGGTTTGCCTGGTACCAACTAGCGACTGGCCTCAAGATAGTAACAAGAATTTATTTAGTAAAGCAAATTTTTCGAAAGTGGcaaatttttcgaattttttgaaACCGTTCAAGAGTCTGGAATTTTGTATAAATTGGATTTTGACTGTATAGAGGTTAGGTACAGACCTCCGTTAAGTACTTAAAAGTTTAatagaattgttttatttaacttattctCTTATTCTCTCTCTCAAGACCgatatattttgtattaaggGGGACAAGTGTTCGCggaaattgtgaaaaaaatatcgGGTGTAATTTGATGTCATTCATTAGTGATGCAGTTACGTAAATCTTCAAGGATTCAGGTTGGTTCGCACACATTTTCGATTTTAGATGTTCCCACAAAAAGTAATCAAGGGGAAACAAATCGGGTAATTTCGCGGGCCATTCAATAGCACTAATTCGTTAAAATATCCGATATACCAGCATGACGGAGGTCCTCCCCATTATGCATTATCTTTTGGCAGTTTCTGAATAAAACATTCCATGGTAGATAGCTTAAGAGAAGTGTGCTGACTTTGtagtattttcttaatattggcTAGTCTATTCCTCATATAAGCTGTTAAAGTTTAAAGGTTTTTAGGACTTCTTGtcctcttaatttattattgtgaAGGTCCACGTGATTAATTGGCAATTTTAGACAGATTGTTTTCAATAGCTTAAGCCGGACGCAAAAACTGCACGTAAATTTTAATACATCGTTAAGATGATAAATTACAACAGACGTTATATTTCTTTGGGCAACAAACTTCAAAAAGTctagttattaaaattacaaaattacataTCAGCCAATTAGGATTAGGACTTATTGATATATAAActaagatttattttaagattacccaaagattaaagaaattggtaaatttaattttggatATTGgctgaaaaaggtaaaactcaTAAAAATAGTCAATACATAATGCAAAGAGGTAACCAAATACAAATGTACATCACAAAAGCAAACCAAATCCATTTTAACTCTAAATTAAAACTTGCCTCAGTCTCAGTACTATCTGAACTGCTCAGATCGGTCTGGCTGAACGGTGACATCGGAGGGTTTGAGAACATAGCTAAGAAGTGAAGTAGGAACCCGGAGTACCGAGCCGGAGTCATTATGGGGCTGTGATGCCAGCGATGAGCCCTAGGGGGCGCTAGTCGGGCACCGTGATGCGGTTGTCCACGTTGCCTGAGCAACTCTAATGGGCCGCCTCGAGCTTCTGATAGGAAAATGGAAGCTGCTGACGCTGGTACCTAAATATATAAGAGTTGCAGGACACTGTTGAAGAGTGCTCAAAAAATTTGTGAGATGAATCGTAAACGAGGTAGGAAGTAGGATGGGAAGTTCAAAGATAGATAGTTACCGGACTACATTGTCAGGAAAAAAGGGATTATTGGGATTGGTTTCTTTTAGATAAAGAATTATAAACTGTGGTTAGGAAGTATCTAGTCTGCCTGgattcaaaatatttcatttgAAAAGCACCCTTATAGCACAACAACTTATTCCCAATTTATATACTTACCCTTTAGAAAGGTCGAGAGAATATATACAAagttcggtgcaaatattttaaaagcatattGTTGGAATCaaaataagtctttttttttctataaacatgtATCCTAAAATGCCCTCCCTCAGAGCTACAACCTGTGcgaattgcttgaagaaaattgaTGATTTAAGGGGACTTACCCTTCTGATGGCCGCTATCTTATGTTtacaataagaaaattaaaaatctagcaataccatctaataaaatctaaaatttttgccCCTTGCATTTTATCCATACAATTAAtcgttttcaagaaaatcgcTGGTAAACGAAAGGAGGGCATTATTAAATCCGATCAAATTAATTGTAtcgaaaaaaatgcaaaaaacgatAATTTCAGATTTTTCATGGCTAACTTTATGGTGTTTTAGATTTTCAGAAAGAATTTCTTTATCAGAAACATAAGATATGGGCCTTGATCAGGTCAACAGTGGGAACTTGCAAGTTTTTAGAAGATTTGACACATAACTGTATTCAtggtttaaaataatcaattttcttcaaaaaattaacgAGGGGTGAAGCTCTAAGgaggtgcattttaggacacatgtttataggaaaatagagtcttattttgacttcaaaaatatgttattaaaatatttgcaccaaattttgtaacaccctgtatatatacaaCTAGCCGGATATAGCTATTATATACAGCTTATTGATGATCGATAATTGTATATGGACCATAGGACATAGAATTTTACGGAAACTTTGGTTTATTAACCATCATAACCATTGTAACATcttaatttatcataaaaacatatatagaataaatatttattttaggcaacTAATGCCCGCAATACTCTTTTTTTGAACATCACTTTTTTGATGCTCTGCATCTTAGTTATCCTTAAGGAGATTTACACTTATACACACTATACTTACACACTATATAagttagttttaaattaatgacCTAACCCCCAAACATAAACACTGCAAAAAGTGTTGCATCTGATGCAGcactttgtatattattaaatgttaaacCAGACTGCCATGACTTCATTTGATTACTATGTAGTGTGGTAAATATTATAGACTGATATCTCAATATATTTACTGCACCACCCTAACTATCGGAACAAACTAacaaattccttattaaaaaaataatgcggttaagttaaattttcctagtccgaaaaTCAAAGACAACctagatacagggtgataacttaatgtaatttttttgattttttgccaTGAATAGAATGATCATTTCTATTCATAAAAACGAAAACACATCAAAATGCAGTAACTACGGAGGGATATCCTTAATTAACGCGGCATATAGTGTGGATTCTGTAAAAAAGTTCTCCTGTGAAGCAGATATTAAAAGGCAAAATGCTGGGAATTTAATGTATATGATAGTATTCTAAGAGTTAAGCTATGGAACGCAATGGTAGAGCTAGGAATTCTCAAAAGGTAGAGTAGTGAGTAAGTAGGTGAGAAAATGTCAGGCGGCCTGAAGTAAGGTGATTCTCACTGCCCGATATTGTTCAATATTGCCTTAAAAAAAGACTATAAGAGCGGCGAAATTGATCACAGAGGTATTTAACGTCGTTGGAAAcactgtaattattattattatgagtAATTCAATAAATTGTCCAAAGTCCATTTTGGAAATGGAGTGATGGGTTAATCCACAATATATATTTGTGAAGAAAGGACTTTCCTTAGGAAAACATCTTTTAGATAATTCGACGCCATTGACTAATTCAATAAAGTCAAAAGACAAATGAAGGGACGTAATTGGActttaagaaatagaaaattaacgAGGACAAAATGAAATACATGTATGTTGGTATAAAAAGGAGAGTACAAATTTCGAAAGGTTAACAAGTTTTAGGAACCTAGGGGCCACAATCAACGAGGAAAACAGTATATCCGACATGACGTCAAAATAAGAATCCAAtgagttattaataaaaatctattccaaagaccaaaaattaaaacatataaaacatACAGTCATACGGCGAGTGTTCATGTACAGGAGGGAGACTTGGGACATTTTCCAAGCAAAACGAGCGCAAGCTGAAGTGTTTCAAGAAACTTCGCACCATGAGGAACCAGAAATTTTACAACAATAAGAACAAAGTAATTGTTCAGATGTTAAAGTAATAGTTGAGATACATTTCCAGTCCATGTACTCCGACAACCAGACTCTCGAGTGATCAAAATGTTTTGGGAACAAAATTATGGAAGAGTGGAGATCTATGAGAAGACCACGTACAAGATGGGGAGACAACATCGTTGCAGAGTGATGAGAATAGAATGCGatcctggaataataaaagatAGAGAAGGATGAAGAATGATCGTGCAATCAACTCAAGAGCCACCAACGGTTAAAAAGCTACAAATGATGATGACGATAACCATTTGCTAGTAAACGCTAAAAGACttacttctttaaaattgtttacgAGGGAGGTTAGACAACTGCTTGTTAGGGTATAATATGGTTTGAATAAGTaaccaaatgaaaaaaaatctgtcCCGTTTTCCGTATAAGTCTAACGTACCTCCAATCATCAAATTACCCTGTAtacaaatatgaaataaaacatACATGGGCGATACATGGGCTGGTAAGCTTCGAGAAACTACATAAATATAATGGTTCATTACGTgctcaaacaaaaaaaacttcttaagtaaatggaattttatatttaacattaatactatgccatatattaaaaaaaaaaacatacctgTATTGGAGGCACATGTAAAGGCGGATGGGCTGCTAAATGTGGCTGGTGAGCTTCGCTTCGTTGCAATAAATCCAAATCGGTAAGCTCGGGACGTGGCCCTAAACCGTAATGTTGATGATGACCCGGCATTGGAATGGAAGCAGGCGGGGCAGCGAACGGAGGCGGTGGTAAGCAGCCAGTTAATGACGGCACTGGAGGTACTATGGTAGTACCTTTAAAATGAACAAATTGTATTTACTAATGCCATTTAATCCAATTTGAAGAACAACTTACTATATACATGTCCGTGAACGTGACAAGTATGTAAATGAGGAGGGGCGCCAGGGGGCGCAGTGCACAGTGAAATATGGGGCGTTCCCGCGGCGTATCCCCAAACTGCGGCCGCTGGTCCCTCGTGGTGGGAATGGGGGTGTGGATGATGATGGTGGTGGT
This window encodes:
- the LOC126736071 gene encoding RING finger protein 44 isoform X2 is translated as MTDSECSASSNSTQKESNYGSGYPKNTQLSPVSRNIHYQGEGAGIQHQDRRHNIIPSTNQPERRHSIPPNYHNVNNNRLMPGLSDRRHISPPLHINICDSNTAPSENVHPIGMMDFSQRRTNRDMIVSPVHFQQQSPQYYRQTSDDSIKSESPSRKRRRLSRSGHHLDLQVVGPPSPPRRSPRQHPPATSHHQMQGSPPLRRPRYRERNDFSHTHHQQFIPSPPPVAHAHPHPHQNTVMVDLNQVPVVNIPMNHHHHHHHHPHPHSHHEGPAAAVWGYAAGTPHISLCTAPPGAPPHLHTCHVHGHVYSTTIVPPVPSLTGCLPPPPFAAPPASIPMPGHHQHYGLGPRPELTDLDLLQRSEAHQPHLAAHPPLHVPPIQVPASAASIFLSEARGGPLELLRQRGQPHHGARLAPPRAHRWHHSPIMTPARYSGFLLHFLAMFSNPPMSPFSQTDLSSSDSTETENYEALLNLAEQLGEAKPRGLAKLEIDQLVSYKYNADTHEGDQTSCVVCMCDFEARQMLRVLPCSHEFHAKCIDKWLRSNRTCPICRGNASDYFNNSE
- the LOC126736071 gene encoding RING finger protein 44 isoform X1 yields the protein MSSNHNQPRKNPNNFNRHGNNHPNRSNHPHNHQRWPNRYQKDFNREYEPNFNRGECSASSNSTQKESNYGSGYPKNTQLSPVSRNIHYQGEGAGIQHQDRRHNIIPSTNQPERRHSIPPNYHNVNNNRLMPGLSDRRHISPPLHINICDSNTAPSENVHPIGMMDFSQRRTNRDMIVSPVHFQQQSPQYYRQTSDDSIKSESPSRKRRRLSRSGHHLDLQVVGPPSPPRRSPRQHPPATSHHQMQGSPPLRRPRYRERNDFSHTHHQQFIPSPPPVAHAHPHPHQNTVMVDLNQVPVVNIPMNHHHHHHHHPHPHSHHEGPAAAVWGYAAGTPHISLCTAPPGAPPHLHTCHVHGHVYSTTIVPPVPSLTGCLPPPPFAAPPASIPMPGHHQHYGLGPRPELTDLDLLQRSEAHQPHLAAHPPLHVPPIQVPASAASIFLSEARGGPLELLRQRGQPHHGARLAPPRAHRWHHSPIMTPARYSGFLLHFLAMFSNPPMSPFSQTDLSSSDSTETENYEALLNLAEQLGEAKPRGLAKLEIDQLVSYKYNADTHEGDQTSCVVCMCDFEARQMLRVLPCSHEFHAKCIDKWLRSNRTCPICRGNASDYFNNSE